A genome region from Eurosta solidaginis isolate ZX-2024a chromosome 2, ASM4086904v1, whole genome shotgun sequence includes the following:
- the LOC137241064 gene encoding uncharacterized protein, producing MLKHQFAIVPLSILILFTSSCLVAGQVERSGPCREDIEFVSSVDPSIFEINWYMHSRYPFNSDENFRCYKTEYTHRNNKVYRVKNSKIHKENNCVNSKTATITILSGGKIEVEYDEPGAPVLRYNILTYCNDYVISYICENLPGRKHKEFLWINTNHHKPPKHVKDAYIKALKARGISTRELQWINHDNCNY from the exons TGTCCCTctgtcaattttaattttatttacatcATCATGTTTGGTGGCCGGACAAGTTGAAAGATCAGGCCCGTGTCGAGAAGATATAGAGTTCGTGTCAAGCGTGGACCCATCAATA tTCGAAATTAACTGGTATATGCATAGTAGATACCCCTTCAACTCCGATGAAAATTTTCGCTGCTATAAAACTGAATACACGCATAGAAATAACAAAGTTTATAGAGTAAAAAACTCGAAAATACATAAggaaaa CAATTGCGTAAATTCTAAGACCGCAACAATTACAATCCTTTCGGGTGGAAAAATTGAAGTTGAATATGATGAACCAGGTG cCCCTGTTCTACGTTACAACATTCTAACGTATTGCAACGATTATGTTATCTCCTATATCTGCGAAAATTTACCAGGCAGAAAACACAAGG AATTCCTTTGGATTAATACAAACCACCATAAACCACCAAAGCATGTTAAAGACGCTTACATTAAAGCTCTAAAAGCCCGAGGGATTTCCACGCGTGAGCTCCAATGGATCAATCATGACAATTGCAATTATTAG